One Glycine soja cultivar W05 chromosome 2, ASM419377v2, whole genome shotgun sequence genomic region harbors:
- the LOC114385878 gene encoding probable galacturonosyltransferase-like 3, whose translation MPPTLSLSLVLVVLFFAAVDAHFPATGELPTFREAPAFRNGRECRNRPRSDSVIHIAMTLDATYLRGSVAGVFSVLQHASCPENVVFHFIATTHRRTELRRIITATFPYLSFHLYHFDANLVRGKISYSIRRALDQPLNYARMYLADLLPATVRRIIYFDSDLIVVDDVAKLWSIDLHARVLGAPEYCHANFTNYFTHRFWSNPSYAASFKRRDACYFNTGVMVIDLWKWREGRYTEKLETWMRIQKRNRIYELGSLPPFLLVFAGDVERVEHRWNQHGLGGDNLEGLCRDLHPGPVSLLHWSGKGKPWLRIDSKKPCPLDSLWAPYDLFRHSPSLFSDS comes from the coding sequence ATGCCACCGACACTCTCACTCTCACTAGTGTTGGTGGTGCTGTTTTTCGCCGCCGTGGACGCGCATTTTCCGGCGACCGGCGAGCTTCCAACGTTCCGCGAGGCGCCGGCATTCCGCAACGGAAGAGAATGCCGCAACCGCCCGCGAAGCGACTCCGTGATCCACATCGCGATGACGCTTGACGCGACCTACCTCCGAGGCTCCGTCGCCGGAGTGTTCTCCGTGCTGCAGCACGCGTCGTGTCCGGAGAACGTCGTGTTCCACTTCATCGCCACCACGCACCGCCGCACGGAGCTCCGCCGCATCATCACCGCGACGTTCCCGTACCTCTCCTTCCACCTCTACCACTTCGATGCGAACCTCGTCCGCGGCAAGATCTCGTACTCGATCCGGCGCGCGCTGGATCAACCGCTAAACTACGCGCGCATGTACCTCGCGGATCTTCTTCCGGCGACCGTGCGGCGAATCATTTACTTCGACTCCGACCTCATCGTCGTTGATGACGTGGCGAAGCTCTGGAGCATCGATCTCCACGCGCGCGTGCTTGGCGCGCCGGAGTACTGCCACGCGAACTTCACCAACTACTTCACGCACCGCTTCTGGTCAAACCCTAGCTACGCGGCGTCATTTAAGAGACGCGACGCGTGCTACTTCAACACTGGCGTAATGGTGATCGATCTGTGGAAATGGCGCGAGGGAAGATACACGGAGAAGCTTGAGACGTGGATGCGGATCCAGAAGCGGAACCGGATCTATGAACTAGGTTCGTTGCCACCGTTTCTGCTTGTTTTCGCCGGTGACGTGGAGCGCGTAGAGCACCGGTGGAACCAGCACGGCCTGGGCGGCGATAACCTCGAAGGTCTCTGCCGAGATCTGCATCCCGGTCCGGTGAGTTTACTTCACTGGAGCGGCAAGGGGAAGCCGTGGCTGCGAATCGATTCCAAGAAGCCGTGTCCGTTGGATAGTCTTTGGGCTCCGTACGATCTCTTTCGCCACTCGCCGTCACTGTTCTCCGATTCGTAG